The Shewanella mangrovisoli genome has a window encoding:
- the hfq gene encoding RNA chaperone Hfq: MAKGQSLQDPFLNALRRERVPVSIYLVNGIKLQGQVESFDQFVILLKNTVSQMVYKHAISTVVPARPFNVAGHQNAQGGYGAQDDMPSGE; this comes from the coding sequence ATGGCTAAGGGGCAATCTTTACAAGACCCATTTTTGAACGCACTACGCCGCGAGCGCGTTCCTGTATCAATTTACTTGGTAAACGGCATTAAACTCCAAGGACAGGTAGAGTCGTTTGATCAGTTTGTCATTCTGTTGAAAAACACAGTGAGCCAAATGGTTTACAAACACGCTATTTCTACCGTAGTACCTGCTCGTCCATTTAACGTTGCTGGCCATCAAAATGCCCAGGGCGGTTATGGCGCGCAAGACGATATGCCAAGTGGCGAATAA